A window of the Hordeum vulgare subsp. vulgare chromosome 5H, MorexV3_pseudomolecules_assembly, whole genome shotgun sequence genome harbors these coding sequences:
- the LOC123398078 gene encoding protein kinase PINOID-like: MVAAARAPLLRKPPAREEEGEAEGMPVVAEEGLSDLETASSTGAPNSSLSSASSAGSVARCSSLSRLSFDCTPSAAMAAAAAATAACGSPRPSVAFRPHRSSDAAWAAIRALSASSPATPLGPADFKLVRRVGGGDIGTVYLCRLRTSASACLYAMKVVDRRAVAKKHKLERAAAERRILRLLDHPFLPTLFADFDAAPRFSCVVMEFCPGGDLHSLRHRMPSRRFPLPSARFYAAEVLLALEYLHMMGIVYRDLKPENVLIRADGHIMLTDFDLSLESTSSPSLQPAVPNDEEEVPENVSCFPIRFKRRRHRRRCAASPPRFVAEPVSARSCSFVGTHEYVAPEVAGGGAHGAAVDWWAYGVFLYELLHGRTPFAGATNEDTLRNIVRAPLTFPTSSGAGCHADTAAARDLIARLLTKDPAARLGSRHGAADVKAHPFFKSLNLALLRSSRPPVVPSAPLHRSQSCKTPASRKPDTKRFDLF; the protein is encoded by the coding sequence ATGGTGGCTGCAGCGCGTGCTCCGCTTCTCAGAAAgccgccggcgagggaggaggagggggaggcggaggggatgccggtggtggcggaggaggggtTGTCGGACCTGGAGACGGCGTCGTCGACGGGGGCGCCCAACTCGAGCCTGAGCTCGGCCAGCAGCGCCGGCAGCGTCGCGCGGTGCTCCAGCCTCTCGCGGCTCTCCTTCGACTGCACCCCGTCGGccgccatggcggcggcggctgcggctacCGCCGCCTGCGGCTCCCCGCGCCCGTCCGTGGCGTTCCGGCCGCACCGGTCCAGCGACGCGGCGTGGGCGGCCATCCGCGCGCTCTCGGCCTCCTCCCCGGCGACGCCGCTCGGCCCCGCGGACTTCAAGCTGGTCCGGCGCGTCGGCGGCGGCGACATCGGCACGGTCTACCTCTGCCGCCTCCGGACCTCGGcgtccgcgtgcctctacgcgatGAAGGTGGTGGACCGCCGCGCCGTGGCCAAGAAACACAAGCTGGAGCGCGCGGCCGCCGAGAGGCGCATCCTGCGGCTGCTCGACCACCCGTTCCTCCCCACGCTCTTCGCCGACTTCGACGCCGCCCCGCGCTTCTCCTGCGTCGTCATGGAGTTCTGCCCCGGCGGCGACCTCCACTCCCTCCGCCACCGCATGCCCTCCCGCCGCTTCCCGCTCCCCTCCGCGCGCTTCTACGCCGCCGAGGTGCTCCTGGCGCTCGAGTACCTGCACATGATGGGCATCGTCTACCGCGACCTCAAGCCGGAGAACGTGCTGATACGCGCCGACGGACACATCATGCTCACCGACTTCGACCTGTCGCTCGAGtccacgtcgtcgccgtcgctccaGCCCGCCGTCCCCAACGATGAAGAGGAAGTGCCGGAGAACGTGTCATGCTTCCCGATACGTTTCAAGCGGCGGAGGCACCGTCGCCGGTGCGCGGCGTCCCCCCCGCGGTTCGTGGCGGAGCCTGTGTCAGCGCGGTCGTGCTCGTTCGTCGGCACGCACGAGTACGTCGCCCCGGAGGTGGCCGGCGGGGGCGCGCACGGAGCCGCCGTGGACTGGTGGGCCTACGGCGTGTTCCTCTACGAGCTCCTCCACGGCCGCACCCCGTTCGCCGGCGCCACCAACGAGGACACGCTCCGCAACATCGTGCGCGCCCCGCTCACCTTCCCCACCTCCTCCGGCGCCGGCTGCCACGCCGACACCGCGGCGGCGCGGGACCTCATCGCGCGCCTGCTCACCAAGGACCCCGCCGCCCGCCTCGGGTCCCGCCACGGCGCCGCCGACGTGAAGGCGCACCCCTTCTTCAAGAGCCTCAACTTGGCGCTGCTCCGGTCGTCCAGGCCGCCCGTCGTCCCCAGCGCCCCGCTGCACCGGTCGCAGTCATGCAAGACGCCGGCGTCGCGCAAGCCGGACACGAAGCGCTTCGACCTCTTCTGA